One genomic segment of Elgaria multicarinata webbii isolate HBS135686 ecotype San Diego chromosome 9, rElgMul1.1.pri, whole genome shotgun sequence includes these proteins:
- the LOC134404319 gene encoding potassium voltage-gated channel subfamily A member 6-like yields MSLKQSEATGGAEQLGRAGELPGALKDRRPPGLPAEAAGERESGVSWRKQAGVTAHRLRCLRVWKANRGEAEEAGLAGWRSFLKEKEGQRERRATDGWKTSAELDGAPLFLNRTSGGGQGLRGASEEQAGRGAEASLPMAAPGAVAGGCGQEPEDQPVRAEEERSSSCCCSSERLVINISGLRFETQLCTLAVFPDTLLGDPSRRVRYFDPLRNEYFFDRNRPSFDAILYYYQSGGRLRRPIHVPLDIFMEEIRFYQLGQEAIETFREDEGFIQEEEKPLPQHHFQRQVWLLFEYPESSGPARGIAIVSVLVILISIVIFCLETLPEFRQESKGASMSYGDSSQIGFQKDLHDEHPLFLLPQQPDEWTPPPIRPQSGASPFFTDPFFLIETLCIIWFSFELLVRFFACPSKPEFSRNIMNIIDIVAIIPYFITLGTELAQEQQKKEQPGSTSNGGQQQAMSLAILRVIRLVRVFRIFKLSRHSKGLQILGKTLQASMRELGLLIFFLFIGVILFSSAVYFAETDDPESLFTSIPDAFWWAVVSMTTVGYGDMYPMTIGGKIVGSLCAIAGVLTIALPVPVIVSNFNYFYHRETDQEEQCQYTHVTCGQQQSPFSEPKKGDSNQSLSKSDFLDAEDVNSMKYSSFILTGNQAYKGNKLLTEV; encoded by the exons ATGAGCCTGAAGCAAAGCGAAGCAACAGGAGGAGCAGAACAGCTGGGTAGGGCCGGGGAGCTGCCCGGCGCTTTGAAGGACAGACGGCCGCCCGGGCTCCCGGCAGAGGCAGCCGGGGAAAGGGAGAGCGGCGTGTCGTGGCGAAAGCAGGCAGGAGTCACGGCCCACCGACTGCGATGCTTGCGAGTCTGGAAGGCGAACAGGGGGGAGGCGGAGGAAGCGGGTTTGGCTGGCTGGCGGAGCTTTCTCAAGGAGAAAGAAGGACAGAGGGAGCGACGGGCCACTGATGGCTGGAAGACCTCGGCGGAGCTAGACGGGGCTCCCCTCTTTCTAAACCGGACGAGCGGCGGCGGCCAAGGGCTCCGGGGGGCGTCGGAGGAACAGGCAGG GAGAGGGGCAGAGGCGTCGCTGCCCATGGCCGCTCCTGGTGCTGTCGCTGGCGGCTGCGGGCAGGAGCCAGAGGACCAACCGGTGCGCGCGGAGGAGGAGCGCAGCAGCAGTTGCTGTTGCAGCAGCGAGCGCCTGGTGATCAACATCTCCGGGCTGCGCTTTGAGACGCAGCTGTGCACCTTGGCTGTCTTTCCGGACACGCTGCTGGGAGACCCTAGCCGCCGCGTCCGCTACTTTGACCCGCTGCGCAATGAGTACTTCTTCGACCGCAACCGGCCCAGCTTCGATGCCATCCTCTATTACTACCAGTCTGGCGGGAGGCTTCGCAGACCCATCCATGTGCCTTTGGACATCTTCATGGAAGAGATCCGCTTCTACCAGCTGGGCCAAGAGGCCATAGAGACCTTCCGTGAGGACGAGGGCTTcatccaggaggaggagaagcctctGCCCCAACACCACTTCCAGCGCCAGGTGTGGCTTCTTTTTGAGTACCCAGAGAGTTCTGGGCCTGCTCGGGGTATTGCCATTGTCTCAGTGTTGGTCATTCTCATCTCTATTGTTATCTTCTGTCTGGAGACGTTGCCTGAGTTTCGTCAGGAGAGCAAGGGGGCATCTATGAGTTATGGAGATAGCAGCCAGATCGGCTTCCAAAAGGACCTCCATGATGAGCACCCTTTGTTTTTGCTCCCACAGCAGCCAGATGAATGGACTCCACCACCCATTCGCCCCCAGTCAGGTGCTAGTCCATTCTTCACTGACCCCTTCTTTCTAATTGAAACACTTTGCATCATCTGGTTCTCCTTCGAGCTGCTGGTGCGCTTCTTTGCCTGCCCCAGCAAGCCTGAGTTCTCCAGGAACATCATGAACATCATCGACATTGTAGCCATTATCCCTTACTTCATCACTCTGGGCACAGAGCTGGCTCAAGAGCAGCAGAAGAAGGAGCAACCAGGCAGCACCAGCAATGGCGGCCAGCAGCAAGCCATGTCCTTGGCTATCCTGAGAGTCATCCGCCTGGTTAGGGTCTTCAGGATCTTCAAGCTCTCCAGACACTCCAAGGGGCTGCAGATCCTGGGAAAGACACTACAAGCCAGCATGAGGGAACTGGGGCTTCTCATCTTCTTCCTTTTCATTGGGGTAATCCTCTTCTCCAGTGCGGTGTATTTTGCGGAGACCGATGACCCAGAGTCTTTATTCACTAGCATCCCTGATGCTTTCTGGTGGGCAGTCGTGTCCATGACCACTGTGGGTTATGGAGACATGTACCCTATGACCATTGGGGGCAAGATCGTGGGCTCCTTGTGTGCTATTGCTGGTGTGCTCACCATTGCCCTGCCAGTACCTGTCATTGTATCCAACTTCAACTACTTCTACCACCGAGAAACTGACCAAGAGGAGCAGTGCCAGTATACTCATGTCACCTGTGGCCAACAGCAGTCACCTTTCTCTGAGCCCAAGAAAGGTGATAGCAACCAGTCACTCAGTAAATCTGATTTTCTGGATGCAGAAGATGTAAACTCCATGAAATACTCCAGCTTTATTCTAACTGGAAACCAGGCTTACAAAGGGAACAAATTGTTGACTGAAGTGTAA